In the Pan paniscus chromosome 8, NHGRI_mPanPan1-v2.0_pri, whole genome shotgun sequence genome, one interval contains:
- the ZNF22 gene encoding zinc finger protein 22 produces the protein MRLAKPKAGISRSSSQGKAYENKRKTGRQRQKWGMTIRFDSSFSRLRRSLDDKPYKCTECEKSFSQSSTLFQHQKIHTGKKSHKCADCGKSFFQSSNLIQHRRIHTGEKPYKCDECGESFKQSSNLIQHQRIHTGEKPYQCDECGRCFSQSSHLIQHQRTHTGEKPYQCSECGKCFSQSSHLRQHMKVHKEEKPRKTRGKNIRVKTHLPSWKAGTGRKSVAGLR, from the coding sequence ATGAGGTTAGCAAAGCCTAAAGCGGGTATTTCTCGGAGCTCAAGCCAAGGAAAGGCCTATGAGAACAAGCGCAAAACAGGCCGGCAGCGGCAGAAGTGGGGCATGACTATTCGATTTGACTCAAGCTTCAGTAGACTCAGAAGAAGCTTGGATGACAAACCCTATAAATGTACTGAATGTGAAAAGAGTTTCAGTCAGAGTTCAACTCTTTTTCAACACCAGAAGATCCATACTGGAAAGAAATCCCATAAATGTGCTGATTGTGGGAAAAGTTTCTTTCAGAGTTCTAATCTCATTCAGCATCGACGGATCCATACGGGGGAAAAGCCCTACAAATGTGATGAGTGTGGAGAAAGCTTTAAACAGAGCTCAAATCTCATTCAGCaccagagaattcatactggagaaaaaccctatCAGTGTGATGAGTGTGGCCGGTGTTTCAGCCAGAGCTCCCACCTTATTCAACATCAGAGAACCCACACTGGGGAGAAACCCTACCAGTGCAGTGAATGTGGCAAATGTTTCAGTCAGAGCTCTCATCTGAGGCAGCACATGAAGGTGCATAAAGAAGAGAAGCCTCGTAAAACCCGGGGCAAAAATATCAGGGTGAAGACTCACTTACCCTCTTGGAAAGCTGGTACAGGAAGGAAGTCTGTGGCTGGTCTCCGTTAA